One segment of Eriocheir sinensis breed Jianghai 21 chromosome 69, ASM2467909v1, whole genome shotgun sequence DNA contains the following:
- the LOC126988439 gene encoding zinc finger protein 239-like, translating into MTSTSTPSHSGGRHHERHDGGRKLSKNSTLNTHTLTHTGERNQESEVSGKGSSVKSSFNQRTVRYNGEKNHGCEICGKRFTLKGNLNIHTLTHTGERNHGCEICGKRFTLKGNLDRHILTHFGEKNHECEFCRKRFTRKSTLNSHTLTHTGEKNHQCEICGKQFTEKSNLNDHTLVHTGEKNHECEICGKQFTEKSTLNKHTLTHTGEKNHECEICGKRFTQKSTLNKHTLTHTGEKNHECEICGKRFTRKSILNNHTLTHTGEKNHQCEICGKQFTEKSTLNDHTLTHTGEKNHECEICGKRFSKKNSLNKHTLTHTGEKNHECEICGKRFTQKSHLKRHSL; encoded by the coding sequence GTGGAAGACATCATGAACGCCATGATGGTGGTAGAAAATTAAGTAAGAATAgtacccttaacacacacacccttacacacactggtgaaagaaaccaAGAAAGTGAAGTTAGTGGAAAAGGATCCAGTGTGAAGAGTTCCTTCAACCAACGCACTGTTAGATAcaatggtgaaaaaaatcatggatgtgaaatttgtgggaaacgatttactcTAAAGGGTAACCTCAAcatccacacactcacacacactggtgaaagaaatcatggatgtgaaatttgtgggaaacgatttactcTAAAGGGTAACCTGGACAGACATATCCTAACACActttggtgaaaaaaatcatgaatgtgaatttTGTCGGAAACGATTTACTAGGAAAAGTACCCTCAacagccacaccctcacacacactggtgaaaaaaatcatcagtgtgaaatttgtgggaaacaaTTTACTGAAAAGAGTAATCTCAATGACCACACCCTcgtacacactggtgaaaaaaatcatgaatgtgaaatttgtgggaaacaaTTTACTGAAAAGAGtaccctcaacaaacacaccctcacacacactggtgaaaaaaatcatgaatgtgaaatttgtgggaaacgatttactcagaagagtaccctcaacaaacacacactcacacacactggcgaaaaaaatcatgaatgtgaaatttgtgggaaacgatttactAGGAAAAGTATCCTCAACAaccacactctcacacacactggtgagaaaaatcatcaatgtgaaatttgtgggaaacaaTTTACTGAAAAGAGTACCCTCAAtgaccacaccctcacacacactggtgaaaaaaatcatgaatgtgaaatttgtgggaaacgatttagTAAGAAGAAtagcctcaacaaacacaccctcacacacactggtgaaaaaaatcatgaatgtgaaatttgtgggaaacgatttactcagaagagtcacctcaagagacactctctc